One genomic segment of Manis pentadactyla isolate mManPen7 chromosome 1, mManPen7.hap1, whole genome shotgun sequence includes these proteins:
- the IL5RA gene encoding interleukin-5 receptor subunit alpha → MAPALLFLLGATAILQAHLLPDKKSVLLLPPVNFSLTATGLAQVLLRWEPNPDQEQKDIGYHVRIHTPQEEDYDTMNTASKRVAILHEGFSASVQTVPWDGHSLRPSCWVSAELKAPLGSPGTSVVNLTCTTNTMVNSHKHSRPYQVSLHCAWLVGKDAPEDTQYFLYYRYGSWTEECQEYSKDTRKRNVACWFPRTFISSKGRDTLAVHVNGSSKHAAIKPHDQLLALHAIDRVNPPMNVTAETEGTSLSIQWEKPVSAFPTHCFDYEVKIYNIRKGYFQTEKMTTNTFTVVTDDISKYSIQVRATVSSVCRAAGLWSEWSQPIYVGNDEQKPSTEWFLIVFMATICFTLLMFSLICRKCHLWTKLFPPVPTPKSSIKDFFVNINYEKSGSNETETEVISYMEEPGLEILEDSVF, encoded by the exons ATGGCACCTGCATTATTGTTTCTTTTGGGGGCCACAGCAATACTGCAAGCACACTTACTTCCTGATAAAAAAT CCGTTTTGCTTCTCCCACCTGTCAACTTCAGCCTCACTGCTACTGGTTTAGCTCAAGTGCTTTTACGCTGGGAACCAAATCCTGATCAAGAGCAAAAGGATATAGGATATCACGTGAGAATACACACTCCACAAGAAGAAGAT TATGATACCATGAACACTGCAAGCAAGCGTGTGGCCATCCTTCACGAGGGCTTCTCAGCGAGTGTGCAAACCGTCCCATGGGACGGCCACTCTCTCAGGCCAAGCTGCTGGGTTTCTGCTGAACTGAAAGCTCCACTGG GATCTCCTGGAACCTCAGTTGTGAATTTAACTTGCACTACAAACACCATGGTAAACAGTCATAAGCACTCAAGGCCATACCAAGTTTCTCTTCACTGTGCCTGGCTCGTTGGCAAGGATGCCCCTGAGGATACGCAGTATTTCCTCTACTATCG GTATGGTTCTTGGACAGAAGAATGCCAAGAATACAGCAAAGACACACGGAAGAGAAATGTTGCATGCTGGTTCCCAAGGACGTTTATCAGCAGCAAAGGGCGGGACACCCTGGCAGTGCACGTTAACGGCTCAAGCAAGCATGCGGCAATCAAGCCACATGATCAGCTGCTTGCTCTTCATGCAATTG ATCGAGTAAATCCTCCAATGAATGTCACAGCAGAGACTGAAGGAACATCTCTCTCTATCcaatgggagaaacctgtttctgCCTTTCCAACCCATTGCTTTGATTATGAAGTAAAAATTTATAACATAAGGAAAGGTTATTTTCAG ACAGAAAAAATGACAACCAATACATTCACCGTGGTAACTGATGATATTTCTAAGTATTCCATTCAAGTGAGAGCAACTGTGAGCTCCGTGTGCAGAGCAGCGGGGCTCTGGAGCGAGTGGAGTCAGCCTATTTATGTGG gaAATGATGAGCAGAAGCCCTCAACAGAATGGTTTCTTATTGTGTTTATGGCAACCATCTGCTTCACCTTGTTAATGTTCTCACTCATCTGTAGAAA ATGTCACTTATGGACCAAGTTGTTTCCACCAGTCCCAACACCGAAAAGCAGTATTAAAGATTTCTTTGTAAACATCAACTATGAG AAAAGTGGTTCCAATGAAACAGAAACTGAAGTCATAAGTTACATGGAAGAGCCTGGACTGGAGATCCTCGAAGACTCTGTGTTCTGA